A genomic region of Denticeps clupeoides chromosome 9, fDenClu1.1, whole genome shotgun sequence contains the following coding sequences:
- the stat1b gene encoding signal transducer and activator of transcription 1b → MAQWLSLQQLESKYLQQVDQLYDDTFPMEIRQYLSQWIESHDWESVASCVSLATVRFHDLLVQLDDQYSRFVLENNFLQQHNFRKIKRNLQENFLEHPEHLAMLISNALKEELKILSTATSQIQENAGSSQKNNQQKELDIEVTKLRKMVQDSEHDIKLLEDLQDEHDFKRKTQQSRENDINGATTQELKKEEMMIRELFLRLNMKRELVIRQMADALNLMEQIKMILIVKELPEWKRRQQLACIGGPPNTCLDQLQTWFTAVAENLKLVRQQLKKLQELVLKFTYENDPISQGKNTLEERALSLFKNLIVNSLVVERQPCMPTHPQRPLIIKTGVQFTAKLRLLIVLPEFNCHLKVKVSFDKDVTECRTVKGFRRFNLLGTNTKIMNMEDSNTSLSAEFRHLQLKELKMSGRTNEGPLIVTEELHCVCFETQLSLPEHSMIDLEVTSLPIVVISALTQLPSAWASVLWYNMLSHEPKNLSFFLNLPTATWGQLSEVLSWQFSSITKRGLNSDQLSMLADKLMGREAGGNPDTQILWTKFCKTGDKGFSFWHWIEGILDIIKKHLLNLWNDGFIIGFLNKEREKAMLKDKTQGTFLLRFSESIRDGAITFTWVEHTLLDGPKVHSVEPYTKKELTAIPFPDMLRNYRVMTTDNVPFNPLLYLYPNIPKDQAFGRYYSKPVEDPGQSQPMDAKGHSSGYLETLIIPVTVDDRLQDSMNVPDVYEMASLMEETFDQMMDCTYGPPMD, encoded by the exons atggccCAGTGGCTGAgcctgcagcagctggagtCCAAGTACCTCCAGCAAGTTGACCAGCTCTATGATGACACTTTTCCCATGGAGATCCGCCAGTATCTCAGCCAGTGGATCGAGAGTCATGACTG GGAATCGGTGGCTTCTTGTGTCTCTCTGGCGACGGTTCGTTTCCACGACCTGCTTGTGCAGCTTGATGATCAGTACAGTCGCTTTGTGCTGGAAAACAACTTTTTACAGCAGCACAACTTCCGCAAGATTAAACGTAACCTGCAG GAGAATTTTCTGGAGCATCCAGAGCACTTGGCCATGCTAATCAGCAATGCACTGAAAGAAGAGCTGAAGATCCTGAGTACAGCAACATCCCAAATACAG GAGAATGCAGGCTCATCACAGAAAAACAACCAGCAAAAAGAGCTGGACATCGAAGTGACCAAGCTAAGGAAGATGGTGCAG GATTCAGAGCATGACATTAAACTTCTAGAGGATCTACAAGATGAACAtgatttcaagaggaagacccAACAGAGCAGAG AAAATGACATAAATGGTGCCACGACACAAGAGTTGAAGAAAGAGGAGATGATGATTAGAGAGCTGTTCCTCAGGCTGAACATGAAGCGAGAG CTTGTGATAAGGCAGATGGCTGACGCTCTGAATCTGATGGAACAGATTAAGATGATTCTGATTGTGAAGGAGCTTCCTGAGTGGAAACGACGACAGCAACTTGCATGTATTGGTGGCCCACCCAATACCTGCCTGGACCAGCTGCAGACCTG GTTCACAGCAGTTGCAGAAAACCTGAAACTGGtgaggcagcagctgaagaaACTTCAGGAGCTGGTGCTGAAGTTCACATATGAGAATGACCCCATCAGTCAAGGAAAAAACACATTGGAGGAGCGGGCACTCTCACTGTTTAAGAACCTCATTGTCAA CTCCCTGGTGGTGGAGCGGCAGCCATGCATGCCTACACACCCACAGAGGCCCCTGATCATCAAGACTGGGGTGCAGTTCACAGCTAAACTCAG GTTACTGATCGTCCTTCCAGAATTCAACTGCCATCTTAAAGTCAAAGTTTCATTTGACAA GGATGTTACTGAATGCAGAACTGTGAAAGG GTTTCGCAGATTCAACCTCTTGGGAACAAATACGAAGATCATGAACATGGAAGACTCCAACACGAGCTTGTCCGCAGAATTCCGACATTTG CAACTCAAAGAGTTGAAAATGTCTGGCCGAACAAACGAG GGGCCCCTCATTGTGACTGAGGAACTGCACTGTGTCTGCTTTGAAACGCAGCTTTCTCTGCCGGAACACAGCATGATCGATCTAGAG GTGACCTCTCTCCCTATTGTGGTTATCTCCGCCTTGACCCAACTGCCCAGTGCTTGGGCTTCCGTTCTGTGGTACAACATGCTGAGCCATGAGCCCAAG AACCTTTCATTTTTCTTGAACCTACCGACTGCTACCTGGGGGCAGCTGTCAGAGGTTCTCAGCTGGCAGTTCTCATCGATCACTAAGCGTGGCCTGAACAGTGATCAGCTCAGTATGCTGGCTGATAAGCTGATGG GCCGGGAAGCTGGTGGGAATCCAGATACTCAAATCCTGTGGACTAAATTTTGTAAG ACAGGTGACAAAGGCTTCTCTTTCTGGCACTGGATTGAAGGAATTTTGGACATTATCAAAAAACATCTGCTGAATCTGTGGAATGATGG GTTCATCATTGGCTTTTTGAATAAAGAGCGAGAAAAGGCTATGCTAAAGGATAAAACTCAAGGTACCTTTCTGCTGCGCTTCAGCGAAAGCATCCGAGATGGAGCCATCACTTTCACATGGGTGGAGCACACTCTCTTAG atgggCCCAAAGTACATTCAGTAGAGCCATACACCAAAAAAGAGTTGACGGCCATTCCATTTCCTGACATGCTACGCAACTACAGGGTTATGACTACAGATAACGTCCCATTCAACCCTCTACTTTATCTGTACCCCAATATCCCAAAAGACCAGGCGTTTGGGCGCTACTACAGTAAACCGGTGGAAG ATCCTGGACAGTCCCAGCCCATGGACGCAAAGGGACATTCAAGTGGTTACCTTGAGACCCTGATCATTCCTGTGACTGT TGATGACAGACTGCAGGATTCCATGAATGTGCCCGATGTATACGAGATGGCCAGTCTCATGGAAGAAACATTTGATCAAATG ATGGACTGCACGTATGGACCACCTATGGACTAG